The Acetomicrobium thermoterrenum DSM 13490 genomic sequence GTATATAGAGCGAAGGAGAAGAACGAGGCAGCCAAGCTTTTAGACCTGATCATCATGAACCTGAAGGCTTCTGACGATGCCGAGTTGTACAGGTGGGGCAATACCCTAAAACGGTGGCGACAGCCTATATTAAACTACTTCGACAACAAAACTACCAATGCCTATACCGAAGGATGTAATACGAAGGTGAAGATGCTAAAACGAATCTCCTTTGGTCTTAGAAACGTAGAGGTCTACACAAAAAAGATAATGTTGGGATTCTTACCACCGGAGTGTTTCCACACTATTTGAAATAGAGCCCGAAAAATGTTGACTATTTCTTCGACCT encodes the following:
- a CDS encoding transposase, whose amino-acid sequence is VYRAKEKNEAAKLLDLIIMNLKASDDAELYRWGNTLKRWRQPILNYFDNKTTNAYTEGCNTKVKMLKRISFGLRNVEVYTKKIMLGFLPPECFHTI